A single window of Martelella sp. NC20 DNA harbors:
- a CDS encoding ETC complex I subunit, with product MSAKIYRPARSAMQQGNAKTHQWVLEFDQQAPRTIDPLFGYTSSSDTLQQVKLRFESQQDAEDYARRKGIAYRVLPPKEKTVKVVSYSENFSPNRSQPWTH from the coding sequence ATGTCGGCGAAGATTTACCGCCCCGCCAGATCGGCGATGCAACAGGGCAATGCCAAGACCCATCAATGGGTGCTCGAATTCGATCAGCAGGCGCCGCGCACGATTGATCCGCTGTTCGGCTATACCTCGTCCTCCGATACGCTGCAGCAGGTCAAGCTGCGCTTCGAGAGCCAGCAGGACGCCGAGGACTATGCCCGCCGCAAGGGCATCGCCTACCGTGTGCTGCCGCCGAAGGAAAAGACGGTGAAGGTGGTATCCTACTCCGAAAACTTCAGCCCCAATCGCAGCCAGCCCTGGACCCACTAA
- a CDS encoding AEC family transporter encodes MADILALLFPFFGLIAIGFGAAKIFRHPEEGTAWLNIFIIYAALPALFFKLVSRTPFEQLTRLDFVSIDLAATYTVFGLLFAVGYLWKRNGVRETTIQAFAGSYGNIGYMGPGLALLALGEEAAVPVALIICFENALHFIVAPTVMATAGGGAGRSLIRHIVMRALLHPFVVATALGFAVAATGFAVPQAVNRLVDYLAQAAAPCALFAMGVTLALRPVRRVPAEIGYIVPAKLILHPLLVYLFMMAHGGFDPLWVKAAVLLAALPTATNVFVIARQYGIWYERASAAILISTVCSVATLGVVLALINANAIPF; translated from the coding sequence ATGGCCGATATTCTAGCGCTGCTTTTCCCGTTCTTCGGGCTGATCGCGATCGGTTTCGGCGCGGCGAAGATCTTTCGCCATCCAGAAGAAGGCACCGCCTGGCTCAATATCTTCATCATCTACGCGGCGTTGCCGGCGCTGTTCTTCAAGCTGGTGTCGCGCACCCCGTTCGAGCAGCTGACGCGGCTCGATTTCGTCTCCATCGATCTAGCTGCGACCTATACCGTGTTCGGGCTGCTTTTTGCCGTCGGCTACCTCTGGAAGCGCAACGGCGTCCGGGAAACCACGATCCAGGCCTTCGCCGGTAGCTATGGCAATATCGGCTACATGGGACCGGGGCTTGCGCTTCTGGCGCTGGGAGAGGAAGCTGCCGTTCCGGTGGCGCTGATCATCTGCTTCGAAAACGCGCTGCATTTCATCGTCGCGCCGACGGTGATGGCGACTGCCGGCGGCGGGGCAGGGCGTTCGCTGATCCGCCATATCGTCATGCGCGCATTGCTTCACCCGTTTGTGGTGGCGACGGCGCTGGGCTTCGCGGTCGCCGCAACCGGATTTGCCGTGCCCCAGGCCGTCAACCGGCTGGTGGATTATCTTGCCCAGGCGGCAGCACCTTGCGCGCTGTTTGCCATGGGCGTCACGCTGGCGCTCAGGCCGGTCAGGCGCGTGCCGGCGGAAATCGGCTATATCGTGCCGGCAAAGCTGATCCTGCACCCGCTTCTGGTTTATCTGTTCATGATGGCGCATGGCGGGTTCGACCCGCTCTGGGTCAAGGCGGCGGTGCTGCTGGCGGCACTTCCCACGGCGACGAACGTCTTCGTCATCGCCCGCCAATATGGCATCTGGTATGAGCGCGCCTCGGCGGCGATCCTGATTTCAACGGTCTGCTCGGTGGCGACGCTTGGGGTAGTCTTGGCGTTGATCAACGCCAATGCCATTCCGTTTTAG
- a CDS encoding PIN domain-containing protein gives MSKTARRCFVLVDWWGQVRSEFYRGSPGSSSEVALRKVEFLVEKRLIMEVAQPERWEIIFRLYAGWMRGGTPTPVLKDYNKLFDGYAKRRRMGTTLKTALFLPSSIGLYRGDSLLADEVGRRKERTSRVHFPFTSRSECGCQLCKHVKRVAHDGFRCERTIEKQVDTSIVADAITLATLKENLKIIIVSNDDDIFPGLIAGESLGGDITLMNTIQKNHSHASQLSDLILGPEELRA, from the coding sequence ATGAGCAAAACCGCACGAAGATGCTTTGTCCTTGTAGACTGGTGGGGGCAGGTCAGATCAGAATTTTATCGGGGTTCCCCTGGTTCCAGCAGTGAGGTTGCTCTCCGAAAGGTCGAGTTTCTGGTTGAAAAACGGCTTATCATGGAAGTCGCTCAACCCGAGCGTTGGGAGATCATCTTCAGACTGTATGCCGGATGGATGCGCGGAGGAACTCCTACGCCGGTTCTAAAAGATTACAATAAACTGTTCGATGGATATGCTAAACGTCGTAGAATGGGCACCACTCTGAAAACAGCGTTATTCCTGCCCAGTTCAATTGGTCTTTATCGTGGCGATAGCCTTTTGGCAGACGAAGTCGGGCGCCGCAAAGAAAGAACTTCCAGAGTTCATTTCCCGTTCACTTCACGATCAGAGTGCGGATGCCAACTTTGCAAGCATGTAAAACGAGTCGCACACGACGGCTTTCGGTGTGAACGAACAATTGAGAAGCAAGTGGATACATCAATCGTCGCTGATGCGATTACCTTGGCGACCTTAAAGGAAAATCTCAAAATCATCATTGTCAGTAACGACGATGACATTTTTCCTGGACTTATTGCCGGCGAATCGCTCGGTGGAGACATAACCCTAATGAACACGATTCAGAAAAACCATTCGCACGCATCCCAACTCTCTGACCTAATCCTTGGACCAGAGGAGCTCCGCGCATGA
- a CDS encoding XRE family transcriptional regulator, with translation MMTKRKIDKARGERIRHVRSEILKIGSQEQFAKLLSQHGPAVTRGAVGNWETGKEVGIENLSRICKVAKVNLDWLAYNRGKPKGLAIASFDPDSPENEYSEAGYTREHWQGSQEGAIPEIDGKLGAGQGQVGEIINLPVGKNVISGHAVKAEWILPIEYLRNEAKASPAKTIVMEVVGDSMSPTYQPGDRVLVDLSQNTMTSDTVYAISDGESEPQIKRLQRVPFSAPTEVIIISDNENLQDFTVELDRLKILGRICGVIARR, from the coding sequence ATGATGACCAAGCGAAAAATCGATAAAGCTCGCGGCGAACGCATCCGACACGTCCGATCTGAAATCCTAAAGATCGGTTCGCAGGAGCAGTTTGCAAAGCTGTTGAGCCAACACGGGCCAGCAGTCACCCGTGGTGCGGTCGGCAACTGGGAAACCGGAAAAGAGGTCGGTATCGAGAACCTCAGCCGGATATGTAAGGTCGCCAAGGTTAACCTCGACTGGCTCGCCTACAATCGAGGAAAACCGAAGGGGCTGGCAATTGCCTCGTTCGATCCCGACAGCCCAGAAAATGAATATTCCGAAGCAGGCTATACCCGCGAACACTGGCAAGGCTCGCAAGAGGGCGCTATTCCGGAGATCGATGGCAAACTCGGCGCCGGTCAGGGCCAAGTGGGCGAGATAATAAACTTGCCGGTCGGAAAGAATGTGATTTCCGGCCACGCGGTCAAGGCAGAGTGGATACTACCGATTGAATACCTGAGAAATGAAGCCAAGGCCTCGCCCGCAAAAACGATCGTCATGGAAGTGGTGGGCGACTCAATGTCGCCGACCTATCAGCCTGGGGACCGCGTTCTCGTAGACCTTTCCCAAAACACCATGACGTCAGACACTGTTTACGCGATATCTGATGGTGAATCGGAGCCTCAGATAAAAAGGCTGCAACGCGTCCCCTTTAGCGCTCCCACAGAGGTCATAATTATCTCCGACAATGAGAACCTACAGGATTTCACTGTCGAGCTGGACCGCCTGAAGATCCTCGGCCGAATTTGCGGCGTGATCGCCCGACGCTAG
- a CDS encoding tyrosine-type recombinase/integrase, with amino-acid sequence MRVVTELKGVHKVRKKLASGKIVYYHYAWRGGPRISADPKTDKDAFIAEYRQHELAASTEGVLTLESLIDLFTGSETKPNPDFLTLSASTQRDHLYAFRLIRERWPRLPARLTQQRGMKRDIRDWHRSFAKNPRKADKLLFSLSKVFSYAIKHEYIEKNPCAGIDRLYRGSRREFVWTDEMVDKVRKQGKPHIVAAMEVAVYTGQRQGDILALKWPQYDGTHLSLRQGKTGKRVKVRLHKDLKTLIDQLKQAAEDRKVRSANILTNSRGRPWTQDGFQTSWRKEMIRLGIKDVTFHDLRGTFITARRREGSTIEQIASISGHTISEVRSVLEKHYLADDQQASDAVILRMERKGISP; translated from the coding sequence ATGCGCGTCGTGACAGAGCTTAAGGGCGTGCACAAGGTCAGGAAGAAACTGGCCAGCGGAAAGATCGTTTACTACCACTACGCATGGCGCGGCGGACCACGCATCAGCGCAGACCCCAAAACAGACAAAGACGCCTTCATCGCCGAATACCGCCAGCACGAGCTGGCAGCTTCAACGGAAGGCGTCCTGACACTCGAAAGCCTGATCGACCTGTTCACCGGCTCGGAAACGAAGCCGAACCCCGACTTTCTGACGCTGTCTGCTTCAACCCAACGCGACCACCTCTATGCGTTCCGTCTCATCAGGGAGCGTTGGCCCCGCCTGCCCGCGCGCCTCACCCAGCAGCGCGGCATGAAACGCGATATCAGGGACTGGCATAGATCTTTTGCGAAAAACCCTCGGAAGGCGGACAAGCTCCTGTTCTCCCTCTCCAAGGTTTTTTCGTATGCGATCAAGCACGAATACATCGAAAAGAACCCCTGCGCCGGCATAGACCGGCTCTATCGCGGATCGAGGCGTGAATTCGTCTGGACCGACGAGATGGTCGACAAGGTTCGCAAACAGGGAAAACCACACATCGTCGCCGCAATGGAGGTCGCCGTCTACACCGGTCAGCGCCAGGGCGACATCCTCGCGCTCAAATGGCCACAATACGACGGCACCCACCTGTCACTGAGACAGGGAAAAACCGGCAAACGCGTAAAGGTCCGCCTGCACAAGGACCTGAAAACCCTGATCGACCAGCTCAAGCAAGCCGCCGAAGACCGAAAGGTACGGTCCGCAAACATCCTGACAAACAGCCGTGGCCGCCCCTGGACACAAGACGGCTTCCAAACCTCATGGCGAAAAGAAATGATCCGCCTCGGCATCAAAGACGTCACCTTCCACGACCTGCGAGGCACCTTCATCACTGCCCGCCGCCGCGAAGGCTCCACCATAGAACAAATCGCCAGCATCTCCGGCCACACGATCTCAGAGGTCCGCTCAGTCCTCGAAAAGCACTATCTGGCGGACGACCAACAGGCTAGCGACGCGGTGATTTTGCGCATGGAAAGAAAGGGCATTAGCCCGTGA
- a CDS encoding sensor domain-containing diguanylate cyclase has product MMSIKLEHSSFEQMFELAPIAMWVEDFSGVKSLFDRWRSAGVTDIEGFLRADRSRVTACSQAIRVLQVNRKTLDLFEAQDMEHLVANIDQVFRDDMLESHINELIQLFEGKHAFSSNTVNYTLSGQRLDIQLRGRILPGHEEALDRILLTTEDVSVREAAHRRERQQTLYAQGLFEHSPVSLWVEDFSRIRSLLEDLRSRHIVDLRVFMDVHPEFVRQCLNEIKVIDVNQATLDMFRAADRQTLLQNQHAIFRDDVDEHFREQLIDLWEGRLFHTHEVMNYALDGSERYVLLHFSVLPGREHDWSLVLISLTDITARKKAEAYLEYLGRHDVLTKLYNRSYYTEEINRLERKKFRPIGILIIDLNGLKEANDALGHDAGDGLLRRLGEVLSEAVSAPHCAARIGGDEFAVIMPGAGEEDVKATVEQIGKLLNINNQFYADAPISISVGVANCERDETIESAVRRADTEMYRRKREYYASRPSLDRRNRGQ; this is encoded by the coding sequence ATGATGAGCATTAAGTTGGAACACAGCTCTTTTGAACAGATGTTTGAACTCGCGCCCATAGCGATGTGGGTCGAGGATTTCAGTGGTGTCAAAAGCCTCTTTGACCGCTGGCGTTCGGCCGGCGTAACGGATATCGAGGGATTCCTGCGCGCCGACCGTTCGCGCGTGACCGCCTGTTCCCAGGCGATCCGGGTGCTGCAGGTGAACCGCAAGACGCTCGACCTGTTCGAAGCCCAGGACATGGAGCATCTCGTCGCCAACATCGATCAGGTGTTTCGCGACGACATGCTGGAAAGCCATATCAATGAGCTCATCCAGCTTTTTGAAGGCAAGCACGCCTTTTCAAGCAACACGGTCAATTACACGCTTTCCGGCCAGCGGCTCGACATCCAGCTTCGCGGCCGGATACTGCCCGGCCACGAGGAGGCGTTGGACAGGATACTGCTGACCACGGAGGACGTCTCCGTCCGCGAGGCCGCCCATCGCCGCGAACGCCAGCAGACGCTTTATGCGCAAGGCTTGTTCGAGCATTCGCCGGTATCGCTCTGGGTCGAGGATTTCTCGCGTATCCGCAGTCTTCTGGAAGACCTGCGTTCCCGCCACATTGTCGACCTTCGGGTTTTCATGGACGTCCATCCCGAATTCGTGCGTCAGTGCCTGAACGAGATCAAGGTGATCGATGTCAATCAGGCCACGCTCGACATGTTCCGCGCCGCCGACCGGCAGACCCTGTTGCAGAACCAGCATGCGATCTTTCGCGACGACGTCGACGAGCATTTTCGCGAGCAGTTGATCGATCTTTGGGAAGGCCGTCTGTTTCACACCCATGAGGTGATGAACTATGCGCTCGACGGCTCCGAGCGTTACGTGCTGCTGCATTTCTCGGTGCTGCCGGGTCGCGAGCACGACTGGTCGCTTGTGCTGATTTCGCTGACCGACATCACCGCGCGCAAGAAGGCGGAGGCCTATCTCGAATATCTCGGCCGCCACGATGTGCTGACCAAGCTCTACAACCGCTCCTACTATACCGAGGAGATCAATCGGCTCGAGCGCAAGAAGTTTCGTCCGATCGGCATACTGATCATCGACCTCAATGGCCTGAAGGAGGCCAATGACGCGCTTGGCCATGACGCCGGAGACGGCCTTTTGCGCAGGCTCGGCGAGGTGCTGAGCGAGGCCGTCAGCGCGCCCCATTGCGCCGCCCGTATCGGCGGCGACGAGTTTGCCGTGATCATGCCGGGAGCAGGCGAAGAAGACGTCAAGGCAACGGTGGAGCAGATCGGCAAGCTTTTGAACATCAACAACCAGTTTTACGCCGACGCGCCGATCAGCATCTCTGTGGGGGTTGCGAACTGTGAGCGCGACGAGACCATCGAATCCGCTGTTCGGCGCGCCGACACCGAAATGTACCGCAGGAAACGGGAATACTACGCATCGCGCCCATCGCTTGACAGGCGCAATCGCGGACAATGA
- a CDS encoding transcriptional regulator, translating to MKADLSLKDMLAYICKLCLQFGMENICKLAKQKAGGPVALAKALGGVSPQAVSQWKRVPAGRVLDIERIVGVSRYHLRPDIYGAPPLDLEGEC from the coding sequence ATGAAAGCTGATCTTTCACTGAAAGATATGCTTGCTTACATATGCAAGTTATGCTTACAATTTGGTATGGAGAACATTTGTAAGCTGGCAAAACAGAAAGCAGGGGGCCCGGTCGCCCTAGCAAAGGCACTTGGGGGCGTTTCACCTCAGGCCGTTTCTCAGTGGAAGCGCGTGCCTGCAGGTCGTGTACTCGATATTGAGCGCATCGTCGGCGTATCGCGCTACCACCTGCGACCAGACATATATGGCGCTCCGCCGTTGGACCTGGAGGGCGAATGTTAG